Proteins from one Bacteroides zhangwenhongii genomic window:
- a CDS encoding DNA adenine methylase yields MKNMNLSAPLPFVGQKRMFAKEFIKVLEQFPEDTVFVDLFGGSGLLSHIAKRSKPDATVVYNDFDNYRFRLKNIPQTNKLLADIRELVGNSIPKHKPIKGELRERIFKRIEEEELNVGYVDFITLSSSLMFSMKYKLSVAEMRKEVLYNNIRKTGYPESSDYLKGLEIVSCDYKAVFNQYKDVPGVVFLIDPPYLSTDVGTYNMYWRLSDYLDVLKILEKHSFVYFTSNKSSILELCEWIGANKTIGNPFEGCTKKEFNAHMNYSAEYTDMMLYKKQEKLVHKTAA; encoded by the coding sequence ATGAAGAATATGAATTTATCTGCACCACTGCCATTTGTAGGCCAAAAAAGAATGTTTGCTAAAGAGTTTATTAAAGTTTTGGAACAGTTCCCTGAAGATACCGTGTTTGTGGACTTGTTTGGCGGTTCCGGACTTCTTTCGCATATAGCCAAAAGAAGCAAGCCCGATGCTACTGTTGTCTACAATGACTTCGACAACTACCGGTTCAGACTGAAAAATATCCCACAGACAAATAAACTGCTTGCCGATATTAGGGAGCTGGTGGGTAATTCGATACCCAAACATAAACCAATTAAAGGGGAACTTAGAGAACGCATTTTTAAACGTATCGAGGAAGAAGAACTAAATGTTGGGTACGTGGATTTTATAACCTTATCATCCTCACTTATGTTCTCCATGAAGTATAAATTGTCTGTAGCCGAAATGCGCAAGGAAGTCCTTTATAACAACATTCGCAAGACCGGTTATCCGGAGTCTTCTGACTACTTAAAAGGGCTTGAAATTGTATCATGCGACTACAAAGCAGTATTCAACCAATATAAGGATGTTCCCGGAGTCGTCTTTTTAATTGATCCGCCTTATCTTTCCACTGATGTTGGTACGTACAATATGTATTGGCGCTTGTCTGATTATTTGGATGTTTTAAAGATACTCGAAAAGCATTCCTTCGTTTATTTCACATCCAATAAATCCTCCATACTTGAACTGTGTGAATGGATTGGAGCAAACAAAACCATTGGCAATCCTTTTGAGGGTTGTACAAAAAAGGAATTCAATGCCCACATGAATTATTCTGCCGAATATACAGACATGATGCTGTATAAGAAACAGGAAAAATTAGTTCATAAAACAGCTGCTTAG
- a CDS encoding thymidylate synthase codes for MNKYYQTLDKILQTGKIQTNRKGRIKYLLNERLMLTPADLLDIFESHGIARKKLKEELKLFMQGVRDVEKYKEAGITWWDYCGHTLVNSYPTYFEKLPPLITRINREKRNSKNYVLFLGETGVESNQAPCLSLVQFQIDEGELVLSAYQRSSDANLGLPADIYHLYLMARQVELPLKSITLDLGNVHIYENNIDRTLELLSGVENIKFDLNV; via the coding sequence ATGAATAAGTATTACCAGACATTAGACAAGATACTCCAAACGGGCAAAATCCAGACCAATAGGAAAGGGCGTATCAAGTATCTATTAAACGAAAGGCTCATGCTAACCCCCGCTGATTTACTTGACATATTTGAAAGCCACGGGATAGCCAGGAAAAAGCTGAAAGAGGAATTGAAACTGTTTATGCAAGGAGTCCGGGATGTGGAAAAATACAAAGAGGCAGGGATTACCTGGTGGGATTATTGCGGCCATACCCTTGTAAACAGCTATCCAACTTACTTTGAAAAGCTTCCACCCCTCATAACCAGGATTAACCGGGAAAAGCGCAACAGCAAGAATTATGTCCTGTTTCTTGGAGAAACCGGGGTGGAAAGCAACCAGGCACCCTGCCTGAGTCTTGTGCAGTTCCAAATTGATGAGGGAGAATTGGTGCTATCTGCATATCAGCGTAGTTCTGATGCGAACCTTGGGCTTCCGGCTGATATTTATCATCTTTATCTGATGGCAAGGCAGGTGGAGCTTCCCCTGAAGTCCATAACCCTTGACCTTGGAAATGTGCATATATATGAAAATAACATTGACCGGACTCTGGAACTGTTATCCGGAGTTGAAAACATTAAATTTGACTTGAACGTATGA